One part of the Diadema setosum chromosome 6, eeDiaSeto1, whole genome shotgun sequence genome encodes these proteins:
- the LOC140229472 gene encoding uncharacterized protein yields MSPSVKVSPSTDDRSSEDFSGCSSLPLGEAQMYHAQLLDVAMKLLMNDVHPLAKALGMHEGQLADYRMPPDVEKGSVRLTMALFQSLKSRNMFSIALQNAGYSDIAKSLNLDCEPSLSELGSAVMEFKDDELSSLGKLLHLREDDVTACRDDTGTIDKLRLMSLWKNAVRPTPYNYRAALVRALQIVGVEASDTETSGKGQSSTGGGAAGEFTPEEMEYQRHVVLKLLPAEDTKGEGSDQMAKASLAWIKRWLPGLKPGKDFDIAGRIEVNNSLVGGNYSEVAREMMLLENQIMLLKTSNSLLQKFKRRVAKK; encoded by the exons GTTGCTCGTCCCTCCCTCTTGGGGAGGCACAAATGTATCACGCACAATTGTTGGACGTTGCTATGAAGCTTCTGATGAATGACGTACATCCGCTCGCAAAGGCTCTCGGGATGCATGAAGGTCAACTCGCAGACTACCGAATGCCGCCCGACGTAGAGAAAGGTTCAGTCCGTCTCACAATGGCGTTGTTTCAGAGTTTGAAGTCCAGAAACATGTTTAGCATCGCCTTGCAAAACGCCGGATACAGTGACATTGCAAAATCTCTCAATTTGG ATTGTGAGCCCAGTCTAAGTGAGCTTGGCTCCGCCGTCATGGAATTTAAAGACGATGAGCTAAGTTCTCTTGGAAAGCTACTGCATCTGAGAGAAGATGACGTCACAGCTTGTCGAGATGACACGGGAACCATAGACAAGCTGCGACTGATGAGCCTGTGGAAGAATGCTGTTCGCCCCACGCCCTACAACTACCGCGCGGCGCTCGTCAGAGCTCTGCAGATCGTGGGAGTGGAGGCAAGCGACACGGAAACGTCAG GAAAGGGCCAATCTTCCACCGGTGGGGGCGCTGCTGGAGAGTTCACACCGGAAGAAATGGAGTACCAGCGGCACGTCGTCCTCAAGCTTCTTCCGGCTGAAGACACCAAGGGGGAGGGAAGTGACCAGATGGCCAAGGCCAGCCTCGCCTGGATCAAACGGTGGCTACCTGGCCTCAAGCCGGGCAAAGACTTCGACATCGCTGGTAGGATCGAGGTCAACAACAGCCTTGTTGGCGGGAACTATTCCGAGGTGGCGCGAGAAATGATGCTGCTGGAAAACCAGATCATGCTCCTGAAGACGTCAAATTCGTTGTTGCAGAAATTTAAGCGACGTGTGGCAAAGAAGTGA